One Thioclava electrotropha DNA segment encodes these proteins:
- a CDS encoding helix-turn-helix transcriptional regulator translates to MNFPEATPMIVGLERMQGAGNFLLLDTPNPELRRAFAEEMRAPDGWAHSLHGQEIGRVYDDGDLGAETVNGGPMGQVLRRTSPPKTCLAGVLFDRGERHLLGIELRYPRHLEAELRRPLKDFLTRLARQLDVATRIMEVRQRLDAAERLSGNLLEILPFSVVLCNERRSVSRMNGRARAILRNGRALQVSPDGTLRLSDPIVDDEFATQIQSLQGSLRQRVAVMSVPRNRGEPREILTIIRLAAGEAVGLPGAGPNFAVIYEDLDMPLELDQDFLWRLFGMNAKEADLALALLAGESIGELALRRRMSKETLRNQLAAVMRKTETSRQQELVALLSRLATINATA, encoded by the coding sequence ATGAATTTTCCCGAAGCGACGCCGATGATTGTCGGGCTGGAACGGATGCAGGGCGCAGGGAACTTCCTGCTTCTCGATACGCCGAACCCGGAATTGCGCCGGGCCTTTGCCGAGGAGATGCGCGCCCCCGATGGCTGGGCGCACAGTCTGCACGGGCAGGAGATCGGCCGGGTCTATGACGACGGCGATCTCGGTGCGGAGACGGTAAATGGCGGGCCGATGGGGCAGGTGCTGCGCCGGACGAGCCCGCCCAAAACCTGTCTCGCCGGTGTCCTGTTCGATCGTGGTGAGCGTCATCTTCTGGGGATCGAACTGCGCTATCCGCGCCATCTGGAGGCGGAGCTGCGGCGGCCTTTGAAGGACTTCCTGACCCGGCTCGCCCGGCAGCTCGATGTGGCGACGCGGATCATGGAGGTGCGCCAGCGGCTCGACGCGGCCGAGCGTCTGAGCGGTAATCTTCTGGAAATCCTGCCCTTCTCGGTGGTGCTGTGCAACGAGCGGCGCAGCGTTTCGCGGATGAACGGGCGGGCGCGGGCAATCCTGCGCAATGGCCGCGCGCTGCAGGTCTCGCCCGACGGGACGTTGCGGCTGTCCGATCCCATCGTGGATGACGAATTCGCGACGCAGATCCAATCGCTGCAAGGCAGCCTGCGCCAGCGCGTCGCGGTCATGTCCGTGCCGCGAAATCGCGGTGAGCCGCGTGAGATCCTGACAATCATCCGGCTGGCCGCGGGCGAGGCGGTTGGCCTGCCGGGCGCCGGGCCGAATTTTGCGGTGATCTACGAAGACCTCGATATGCCGCTCGAACTGGATCAGGATTTTCTCTGGCGGCTCTTCGGCATGAACGCGAAGGAGGCCGATCTCGCTTTGGCGCTGCTGGCGGGGGAGTCGATCGGCGAGCTGGCTTTGCGCAGGCGGATGTCGAAGGAAACCTTGCGCAATCAGCTCGCGGCGGTGATGCGCAAGACCGAAACGTCGCGCCAACAGGAGCTGGTGGCCCTTCTGAGCCGCCTTGCTACGATCAATGCGACGGCGTGA
- a CDS encoding DUF2267 domain-containing protein, with protein MKVTGLSAIDHAPQIVAEWLNDLEYRLDNKDRSHAYLLLRTTLHAIRDFLTTAEAADLGAQLPVLLRGIYYDGFVPSRQPAHPRNRDAFVGRVAEAFADRPLDDPEAEVAAVFDLLHERISEGEYRQVTQAMRHSLRSLLA; from the coding sequence ATGAAAGTGACTGGCCTGAGTGCCATCGACCACGCCCCGCAGATCGTGGCGGAATGGCTCAACGATCTCGAATATCGCTTGGATAACAAGGACCGCAGTCACGCCTATCTGCTGCTGCGCACGACCTTGCATGCGATCCGCGATTTCCTGACCACCGCGGAAGCTGCCGATCTCGGGGCGCAACTTCCGGTGCTGCTGCGCGGGATTTACTACGACGGCTTCGTGCCCTCGCGCCAGCCCGCGCATCCGCGCAATCGCGACGCCTTTGTCGGACGGGTGGCGGAGGCGTTTGCCGACCGCCCGCTCGACGATCCCGAAGCGGAAGTGGCGGCGGTGTTCGATCTGCTGCATGAACGGATTTCCGAGGGCGAATACCGGCAGGTAACGCAAGCGATGCGCCACTCGCTGCGCAGCCTGCTGGCCTGA
- a CDS encoding host attachment protein, protein MRQPKKTEWIVVMNAASAHVLADAEGSKAVFELEAPHESPRDKAGRSFSSGSPGRRATMAPHGDPDHAPEIAFAHQLCDRLEESLGREQFDTLVLVAPPRMLGAMRDAMSAALAARVSREIHSNLASLSPRHFREKLQEALKVT, encoded by the coding sequence ATGCGACAGCCGAAGAAAACCGAATGGATCGTGGTGATGAACGCCGCCAGCGCGCATGTGCTGGCCGATGCCGAGGGAAGCAAGGCGGTCTTCGAGCTGGAAGCGCCGCATGAGAGCCCGCGAGATAAGGCGGGTCGCAGCTTCTCGAGCGGGTCGCCCGGGCGGCGGGCCACGATGGCGCCGCATGGCGATCCGGACCACGCGCCGGAGATCGCTTTCGCGCATCAGCTGTGTGATCGTCTCGAAGAGAGCCTCGGGCGAGAGCAATTCGACACGCTCGTCCTCGTCGCGCCGCCGCGGATGCTGGGCGCAATGCGCGACGCCATGTCCGCGGCTCTGGCGGCGCGGGTGAGCCGGGAGATCCACTCCAACCTCGCGAGCCTCTCGCCGCGCCATTTCCGTGAGAAGCTGCAAGAGGCGCTGAAGGTGACCTGA
- a CDS encoding aldo/keto reductase: protein MKRTPLGTTGFEIAPIVFGGNVFGWTLDEAESFRILDAFVDHGFDAIDTADVYSKWAEGNSGGESETVLGRWFEARPGMREKVKLFTKVGSDMGGPGEKGLGAEWISKAIDRSLERLKTDHIDLYFSHWPDDSVSHAETLGAYDTLLKAGKVRAIGASNYDADLLTAALETADAEGLPRYQVIQPEYNLYDRDGFDGPLRDLCLRENIGVVTYFSLAAGFLSGKYRSKADLEGRKRGGMVEKYLTDRGMAILDVLEDVASQKGAKPAEVATAWLINREGVSAPIASATSLSQVESFAKAVEMSLTDEEMRRLTDAGA from the coding sequence ATGAAACGCACCCCCCTCGGCACGACAGGCTTCGAAATCGCCCCCATCGTCTTTGGCGGCAACGTCTTCGGCTGGACGCTGGACGAAGCCGAGAGCTTCCGCATCCTCGACGCCTTCGTCGACCACGGGTTCGATGCGATCGACACCGCCGACGTCTATTCGAAATGGGCCGAGGGCAATTCGGGCGGCGAGTCCGAGACCGTTCTGGGCCGCTGGTTCGAGGCGCGTCCCGGCATGCGCGAGAAGGTGAAGCTGTTCACAAAGGTCGGCTCCGATATGGGCGGACCGGGCGAGAAAGGTCTGGGCGCGGAGTGGATTTCCAAAGCCATCGACCGGTCGCTGGAGCGGCTCAAGACCGATCACATCGATCTCTATTTCTCGCATTGGCCCGATGACAGCGTCAGCCATGCCGAGACGCTGGGCGCCTATGACACGCTGCTGAAGGCAGGCAAGGTTCGCGCGATCGGCGCGTCGAATTACGATGCCGACCTGCTGACGGCGGCGCTGGAAACCGCCGATGCAGAAGGTTTGCCACGTTATCAGGTGATCCAGCCGGAATATAACCTTTATGACCGTGACGGCTTCGACGGGCCGCTGCGCGACCTCTGCCTGCGCGAGAATATCGGCGTGGTCACCTATTTCTCGCTCGCCGCCGGGTTCCTGTCGGGAAAATACCGCTCGAAAGCCGATCTGGAGGGCCGCAAGCGTGGCGGGATGGTCGAGAAATACCTGACCGATCGCGGCATGGCGATCCTCGACGTGCTCGAAGACGTCGCTAGCCAGAAAGGCGCGAAACCGGCCGAGGTCGCGACGGCATGGTTGATCAACCGCGAGGGCGTCAGCGCCCCGATCGCGAGCGCCACCAGCTTGTCGCAAGTGGAAAGCTTCGCGAAAGCCGTCGAAATGAGCCTGACCGACGAAGAGATGCGCCGCTTGACCGATGCGGGCGCTTAA
- a CDS encoding SDR family oxidoreductase yields MSLKDNRILVVGGSSGIGFGVAQAALDRGARVTIASRSAQKVEGACERLGGSVEGVSLDTGDAAALEAFFDERPEWHHIYCSAASTKVAAVKELPLEDAQASFDSKFWGAYRLARVAKIADGGSLTFTSGFLSQRPKSGAAIQGAINAGLEGLTRGLALEFAPVRVNCISPGLVKTEMYESLEGDGRRTMFDNAAERLPVGQVGLPEHIAIQALALMDNPYMTGSTVFVEGGGLLI; encoded by the coding sequence ATGAGTTTGAAAGATAACCGCATTCTCGTCGTCGGCGGCTCATCGGGCATCGGTTTCGGCGTGGCGCAGGCGGCGTTGGACCGCGGCGCACGGGTCACCATCGCCTCGCGCTCGGCGCAGAAGGTCGAAGGGGCCTGCGAACGGCTGGGCGGTTCCGTCGAGGGCGTGTCGCTCGACACCGGCGATGCCGCCGCACTGGAGGCATTCTTCGACGAGCGCCCCGAGTGGCACCACATCTATTGCTCGGCGGCCAGCACCAAGGTCGCCGCCGTGAAAGAGTTGCCGCTGGAAGATGCGCAAGCCTCTTTCGACTCGAAATTCTGGGGTGCCTATCGCCTCGCCCGCGTGGCGAAGATCGCGGATGGCGGCTCGCTCACCTTCACCTCGGGTTTCCTGTCGCAACGGCCCAAATCCGGCGCGGCGATTCAGGGCGCGATCAACGCAGGGCTCGAGGGGCTGACCCGTGGCCTCGCGCTGGAATTCGCGCCGGTGCGGGTTAACTGCATCTCCCCCGGGCTGGTGAAAACCGAGATGTACGAGAGCCTTGAGGGCGATGGACGCCGCACGATGTTCGACAATGCGGCCGAGCGTCTGCCCGTGGGCCAGGTCGGCCTGCCCGAACATATCGCCATTCAGGCGCTCGCCCTGATGGACAACCCTTACATGACCGGCTCCACCGTCTTTGTCGAAGGCGGCGGGCTGCTGATCTGA
- a CDS encoding c-type cytochrome: MTRAILATLAALAWALPASAEEASSSPMTAAQMGADLYQNYCATCHGKSAAGDGPLSEYFTTQVPALTQLSANNNGEFPLARVVHLIDGGQQMPFHRGAMPSFGPTMMEDTAGTLGALNAEVYSRGQILLIAEYLASIQS; encoded by the coding sequence ATGACCAGAGCCATTCTTGCAACCCTCGCAGCCCTCGCATGGGCCCTTCCCGCCAGTGCGGAAGAGGCCTCCAGCAGCCCGATGACCGCGGCGCAGATGGGGGCCGATCTTTACCAAAATTACTGTGCCACCTGCCACGGCAAGAGCGCGGCCGGCGATGGGCCGCTCAGCGAATATTTCACCACGCAGGTGCCGGCGCTCACCCAGCTTTCGGCGAATAATAATGGGGAATTCCCGCTCGCGCGGGTCGTGCATCTGATCGACGGCGGCCAGCAGATGCCCTTCCACCGGGGCGCGATGCCCAGCTTCGGCCCGACGATGATGGAGGATACCGCAGGGACGCTCGGAGCGCTCAACGCGGAGGTCTATAGCCGCGGGCAAATCCTGCTGATCGCGGAATATCTCGCAAGCATTCAAAGCTGA
- a CDS encoding BCCT family transporter, which produces MHDKMPQERLFIFPKVHKTVFLVSAVLIIGFIIFGAMFSDQAKALFTGLQDWLATNLGWALIVEVNLFLAATVFLAFGPYGDIRLGRMTDKPAYGLFSWTAMLFSAGIGIGLIYWGVAEPLYHFFAPPVGEAETQASARQAMTIAFMHWGFQAWAIYAVVALALAYFHFRKGLPLTIRSALYPLLGEKIYGPWGSAVDILAVFGTMFGIVTSLGLGAMQINSGLGTVFGIDQSPFVQIIIIACITAAATLSVVAGLDGGIKRLSNLNIGLSIVFLAFMVIVGPTIFIFDLFVQSYGDYIAELVSWGSWTEAWQKDGSWQNSWTIFYWAWWISWSPFVGVFIARISKGRTIREFVVGVMLLPTTIMFFWFCAFGGTALDISLGGDSTIVDATKNAYGDAMFALLDHFPAAKVMSGFTVILIVMWFVTSSDSGSFVIDMLTAGGDADPPKVQRIFWAVTEGAVASVLLLAGGLNALQAAAVVAGFPFAIVCFFILIGLLKALRWDPLMLYRHNQRYQSDEEADHAMPSELPGDLYGADPTPPPAPQGAQANPAE; this is translated from the coding sequence ATGCACGATAAGATGCCGCAAGAACGGCTGTTCATATTCCCCAAGGTCCACAAGACGGTGTTCCTCGTCTCTGCGGTCCTCATCATCGGGTTCATCATCTTCGGCGCCATGTTCAGCGATCAGGCCAAGGCGCTCTTCACCGGCTTGCAGGACTGGCTCGCGACCAACCTCGGTTGGGCGCTGATCGTCGAGGTGAACCTATTCCTTGCCGCAACCGTCTTTCTCGCCTTCGGACCTTATGGCGATATCCGACTGGGTCGCATGACCGACAAGCCCGCTTACGGGCTTTTTTCATGGACGGCGATGCTGTTCTCGGCCGGGATCGGGATCGGTCTGATCTACTGGGGCGTGGCCGAGCCCCTGTATCACTTCTTCGCCCCGCCCGTCGGCGAGGCGGAAACCCAAGCCTCCGCCCGGCAAGCGATGACCATCGCCTTCATGCACTGGGGCTTCCAGGCCTGGGCGATCTATGCGGTCGTGGCGCTGGCGCTGGCCTATTTCCACTTCCGCAAGGGCCTGCCGCTGACGATCCGCTCGGCGCTCTATCCGCTTCTGGGCGAGAAAATCTACGGGCCGTGGGGCTCTGCGGTCGATATTCTCGCGGTGTTCGGCACCATGTTCGGGATCGTGACCTCGCTGGGCCTTGGTGCGATGCAGATCAATTCGGGCCTCGGCACCGTCTTCGGTATCGACCAATCCCCCTTCGTGCAGATCATCATCATCGCCTGCATCACGGCGGCCGCGACCCTGTCGGTCGTGGCGGGCCTCGATGGCGGGATCAAGCGGCTGTCGAACCTCAATATCGGCCTGTCGATCGTGTTCCTCGCCTTCATGGTCATCGTCGGCCCGACCATCTTCATCTTCGACCTCTTCGTCCAAAGCTATGGCGATTACATCGCGGAACTCGTCAGCTGGGGCTCCTGGACCGAGGCGTGGCAGAAGGACGGCTCGTGGCAGAATAGCTGGACCATCTTCTACTGGGCGTGGTGGATTTCCTGGTCGCCCTTCGTCGGCGTCTTCATCGCGCGTATCTCGAAAGGGCGCACGATCCGCGAATTCGTGGTGGGCGTGATGCTGCTGCCGACGACGATCATGTTCTTCTGGTTCTGTGCCTTCGGCGGCACCGCGCTCGACATCTCGCTCGGCGGTGACAGCACCATCGTGGACGCGACGAAGAACGCCTATGGCGACGCGATGTTCGCGCTGCTCGACCATTTCCCGGCGGCGAAGGTGATGTCGGGCTTCACGGTGATCCTGATCGTGATGTGGTTCGTGACCTCCTCGGATTCGGGCTCCTTCGTGATCGACATGCTGACCGCGGGCGGCGATGCCGATCCGCCGAAGGTGCAGCGGATCTTCTGGGCGGTCACGGAAGGCGCGGTGGCCTCGGTGCTGCTGCTCGCAGGCGGGCTGAACGCGCTGCAGGCGGCGGCGGTCGTGGCGGGCTTCCCCTTCGCGATCGTGTGCTTCTTCATCCTCATCGGCTTGCTGAAAGCGCTGCGATGGGACCCCTTGATGCTCTATCGCCACAACCAGCGCTACCAGAGCGACGAGGAGGCCGATCACGCGATGCCATCCGAATTGCCGGGCGATCTCTACGGGGCCGATCCGACCCCGCCACCGGCACCGCAAGGGGCGCAGGCCAACCCTGCGGAGTGA
- a CDS encoding sulfite exporter TauE/SafE family protein: protein MYETVLLIVAALIVGMSKGGLSTAAAIAVPMLALFMNPVKAAATLLPVYIVTDWVGVWLYRHHFSKRNLFILVPAILAGVAIATLITPYTPEWALLIFTGLIGIWHVARAWLKRHDDSQAEARIVPGLFWGTLTGIASFITHSGAPPVQAYLLPQKLPKLEFAGTIAIAFAIGNIVKLPAYWVIGQLDGLNWSLVAGLAVAGIAGTVAGRWLTARLSQQLYMRVIQIMLAVLSVLLLIRGGMQVM, encoded by the coding sequence ATGTATGAAACCGTATTGCTGATCGTGGCGGCTCTGATCGTCGGGATGTCGAAGGGTGGGCTTTCGACCGCCGCGGCCATCGCGGTGCCGATGCTGGCGCTGTTCATGAACCCGGTGAAGGCGGCGGCGACGCTGCTGCCGGTCTATATCGTGACCGATTGGGTGGGCGTCTGGCTCTACCGCCACCATTTCTCGAAGCGGAACCTGTTCATCCTCGTGCCTGCGATCCTCGCGGGCGTCGCCATCGCGACGCTCATCACGCCCTACACACCCGAATGGGCGCTGCTGATCTTCACCGGGCTGATCGGGATCTGGCATGTCGCGCGGGCGTGGTTAAAGCGGCATGACGATAGCCAAGCCGAGGCCCGTATCGTGCCGGGGCTGTTCTGGGGGACACTGACCGGGATCGCGAGCTTCATCACCCATTCCGGCGCGCCGCCGGTGCAGGCTTACCTCCTGCCGCAAAAGCTGCCGAAGCTCGAATTCGCGGGCACCATCGCCATCGCCTTCGCGATCGGCAATATCGTGAAACTCCCTGCCTATTGGGTGATCGGGCAACTCGACGGGCTGAACTGGTCGCTCGTCGCGGGACTTGCGGTGGCGGGGATCGCGGGCACCGTCGCGGGGCGCTGGCTGACCGCGCGGCTGTCGCAGCAGCTCTACATGCGGGTCATCCAGATCATGCTGGCGGTGCTGTCGGTTCTGCTGCTGATCCGCGGCGGGATGCAGGTGATGTGA
- a CDS encoding Hsp20/alpha crystallin family protein, which translates to MHGERTSEREAHEGDYVLQERSSGRLERMIALPREVDPDRIEAVLSDGVLTVTLPKAAEAREKDRRIDVKAR; encoded by the coding sequence ATCCACGGCGAACGCACCAGCGAGCGCGAGGCGCATGAGGGCGACTACGTCCTGCAGGAGCGGAGTTCCGGCAGGCTCGAACGCATGATCGCTCTGCCGCGCGAGGTCGACCCCGACCGCATCGAGGCGGTTCTGAGCGACGGGGTCCTGACCGTGACCCTGCCGAAAGCCGCCGAAGCGCGCGAGAAAGATCGCCGCATCGACGTCAAGGCGCGATGA
- a CDS encoding universal stress protein — MIPRTLAAAFLETDEARWLAPMAAALCRRFEAHLIGSHGVEPLPLLGGDLASDPIVYPEFVDWQRKEAAEIRETFEHALKAEDVQGEFRTPSGVRDALIDFLVDSCRAADLVISARVPAHSGRAGDLRMQEQLIRQAGRPVLVVSEAAQLDRPAQHILVGVSCSREAMRAVHDMLYLAAHGARIDLLSVSPSEGEREAVDDLRDDLAAALDRRGFDVTLLDRMKTTSEAGDALLHTARERGAEMIAVGAYGHSRLYDFVIGAVTTRLLEKSHLPVLFSK, encoded by the coding sequence ATGATTCCGCGCACCCTTGCCGCTGCCTTTCTAGAGACCGACGAAGCCCGCTGGCTCGCCCCGATGGCGGCCGCGCTGTGTCGCCGCTTCGAGGCGCATCTGATCGGATCGCATGGCGTCGAGCCGCTGCCGCTGTTGGGCGGCGATCTTGCGAGCGATCCGATCGTCTATCCCGAATTCGTCGACTGGCAACGCAAGGAGGCGGCTGAGATCCGCGAGACGTTTGAACATGCGCTCAAGGCCGAAGATGTGCAGGGCGAATTTCGGACCCCCAGTGGTGTGCGTGACGCGCTGATCGATTTTCTCGTCGATAGCTGCCGCGCCGCCGACCTCGTCATCTCTGCCCGGGTGCCGGCCCATTCCGGGCGCGCGGGCGATCTGCGTATGCAAGAGCAACTGATCCGCCAGGCCGGGCGTCCGGTCCTGGTGGTGAGCGAGGCTGCGCAACTCGATAGGCCCGCGCAGCATATCCTCGTCGGGGTTTCGTGCAGCCGCGAGGCGATGCGGGCGGTGCATGACATGCTCTATCTTGCGGCGCACGGTGCGCGGATCGATCTGCTTTCCGTGTCGCCGTCGGAAGGCGAGCGGGAGGCCGTGGACGATCTGCGCGACGACCTCGCGGCGGCGCTGGACCGGCGCGGCTTCGACGTGACGCTTCTGGACCGGATGAAGACGACCTCGGAAGCGGGCGATGCGTTGCTCCACACCGCGCGCGAACGCGGGGCCGAGATGATCGCCGTCGGCGCTTACGGCCATTCGCGGCTCTATGACTTCGTGATCGGCGCGGTGACCACGCGCCTGTTGGAAAAATCCCACCTGCCGGTGCTGTTCTCAAAATAG
- a CDS encoding DUF2927 domain-containing protein — protein MSDRDFYRAMACAARPGGACTLPYRRWAASKCRDLTVGLAFRSKHFPAKRAHAIEEAARAAIDQINKTGAALHLSYAGARPADINLYLTDTPVGGTVRGTPSMRLNGRRLGPGTVAKVTFYWQTNTGRITDADIAFSRDIQMRDIRSVVLEEIVQSLGFSTDLEDPYYTQSSIFSENGNSVTRLIGQDAMTLRSHYPPR, from the coding sequence ATGAGCGATCGCGACTTCTACCGGGCGATGGCCTGCGCCGCGCGACCCGGGGGCGCCTGCACCTTGCCCTATCGCCGATGGGCCGCCAGCAAGTGCCGCGACCTGACGGTGGGCCTTGCATTCCGCTCAAAGCATTTCCCCGCGAAGCGCGCCCATGCCATCGAAGAGGCCGCCCGCGCGGCGATCGACCAGATCAACAAGACCGGCGCCGCGCTACATCTGAGCTACGCCGGGGCGCGTCCCGCGGATATCAATCTCTATCTGACCGACACGCCCGTGGGCGGCACCGTGCGGGGAACGCCGTCGATGCGTCTCAACGGCAGGCGATTAGGACCGGGCACGGTCGCTAAGGTGACGTTCTATTGGCAGACGAATACGGGCCGGATCACCGATGCCGATATCGCCTTCAGTCGAGACATCCAGATGCGCGATATCCGCTCGGTCGTGCTGGAGGAAATCGTGCAGTCGCTGGGTTTCTCGACCGATCTGGAAGACCCGTACTATACGCAAAGCTCGATCTTCTCGGAAAACGGGAATTCGGTCACGCGGCTGATCGGGCAGGACGCGATGACCCTGCGCAGCCATTACCCGCCGCGCTGA
- the aroQ gene encoding type II 3-dehydroquinate dehydratase gives MSKTIHILNGPNLNLLGKRQPEIYGSDTLEDVERICREEAQPKGFEVALFQSNFEGEIVEQIHRARDAACAIVINAGAYTHTSVAILDALNTFEGPVFEVHISNVHKRENFRHHSFISQRAEGVLAGFGIEGYALATRRACSVLS, from the coding sequence ATGTCGAAGACCATCCATATCCTCAACGGCCCGAACCTGAACCTTCTGGGCAAGCGCCAGCCCGAGATCTACGGCTCGGACACGCTCGAGGATGTGGAGCGGATCTGCCGCGAGGAGGCGCAGCCCAAGGGCTTCGAGGTCGCGCTGTTTCAGTCGAATTTCGAAGGCGAGATCGTCGAACAGATCCACCGCGCGCGCGACGCGGCCTGCGCGATCGTGATCAACGCCGGCGCCTATACCCACACCTCCGTCGCGATCCTCGATGCGCTCAACACCTTCGAGGGTCCAGTCTTCGAGGTGCACATTTCCAATGTTCACAAGCGGGAAAACTTCCGCCATCATTCCTTCATCTCGCAACGCGCGGAGGGGGTTTTGGCAGGCTTCGGGATCGAGGGTTATGCCCTCGCCACCCGCCGCGCCTGTTCGGTTCTGAGTTAA
- a CDS encoding phosphoribosyltransferase, translated as MSDLEGYTDRTEAGIVLARQLEAYRGRDAVVLALPRGGVPVAWEVAERLDLPLDLVFVRKLGAPSNPEVALAAIAGLRGEVLVRNADVIRASGCDEATLESLAAREREVIADRIKRYGAPGLPLAGRVAILVDDGVATGATMRAALRAVRAAGPAELVCAIPVASEDALEAIRTEADRVICPLVPSYFGAVGAYYTYFGQVPDAEVAQILATAQARPSRKDRA; from the coding sequence ATGAGTGATCTCGAAGGCTATACCGACCGGACCGAGGCGGGGATCGTCCTCGCGCGTCAGCTTGAAGCCTATCGCGGGCGCGACGCGGTGGTGCTTGCGCTGCCGCGTGGCGGAGTGCCGGTCGCGTGGGAGGTGGCCGAGCGCCTGGATCTGCCGCTGGATCTTGTCTTCGTGCGCAAGCTCGGCGCGCCCAGCAATCCCGAAGTGGCGCTTGCGGCGATCGCGGGGCTGCGTGGCGAGGTGCTGGTGCGCAACGCCGATGTGATCCGCGCCAGCGGCTGCGATGAGGCGACTTTGGAGAGCCTCGCCGCCCGCGAGCGCGAGGTGATCGCGGACCGGATCAAGCGCTACGGCGCGCCGGGGCTGCCGCTGGCCGGGCGGGTCGCGATCCTCGTGGATGACGGGGTGGCGACGGGGGCCACGATGCGCGCGGCGCTGCGGGCGGTTCGGGCCGCCGGTCCCGCAGAGCTGGTCTGCGCGATCCCGGTCGCGTCAGAGGACGCTCTGGAGGCGATCCGCACCGAGGCCGACCGCGTGATCTGCCCGCTGGTGCCGTCGTATTTTGGGGCGGTCGGGGCCTATTACACCTATTTCGGGCAGGTTCCCGATGCGGAGGTCGCGCAAATCCTCGCCACGGCGCAGGCGCGACCGTCGCGCAAGGATCGGGCCTAG
- a CDS encoding glycosyltransferase family 2 protein gives MKISLITAVYDAEDTVGDAIASVARQSHRNLEHLIIEGRSHDGSLAAIEAARHSRMIAFSEADGGLYDALNKGIARATGEVVGFVHADDMLAHRDALAHVAAAFADPQVEAVFANLDYVLRGDPDTVIRHWANGGFTPAKLRRGWAPAHPTLYLRRATYARLGGFNTSYRIAADYDFMLRVFSALQGRAVYLPELLYKMRLGGVSNRSLAHLRRKMVEDYRAIRTNHLGGPVSALGVLARKNLSKLRQFVERDQGATTPADHALLLDANPRKAL, from the coding sequence ATGAAGATTTCCCTGATTACTGCGGTCTATGACGCTGAGGACACCGTCGGCGATGCCATCGCCTCGGTCGCGCGGCAGAGCCACCGTAATCTCGAGCATCTTATCATCGAGGGGCGCTCGCACGACGGCTCTCTCGCGGCGATCGAGGCTGCGCGCCATTCTCGGATGATAGCTTTCAGCGAGGCCGATGGGGGCCTCTACGATGCGCTCAACAAGGGCATCGCGCGGGCGACGGGTGAGGTCGTGGGCTTCGTTCATGCCGATGACATGCTGGCTCATCGCGATGCGCTGGCCCATGTCGCCGCCGCCTTTGCCGATCCGCAGGTCGAGGCCGTCTTCGCCAATCTCGATTATGTCCTGCGCGGCGATCCGGATACTGTTATCCGGCATTGGGCCAATGGCGGCTTCACCCCGGCCAAGCTGCGCCGGGGCTGGGCGCCCGCGCATCCCACGCTCTACCTGCGCCGCGCCACCTATGCGCGGCTGGGAGGCTTTAACACCTCTTACCGGATCGCGGCGGATTATGACTTCATGCTGCGTGTCTTCAGCGCGCTCCAAGGTCGCGCGGTCTACCTGCCCGAGCTTCTCTACAAGATGCGGCTGGGCGGCGTCAGCAACCGCTCTCTGGCGCACCTGCGCCGCAAGATGGTCGAAGATTATCGGGCGATCCGCACCAATCATCTGGGCGGGCCTGTCTCGGCGCTCGGCGTGCTCGCGCGCAAGAACCTCTCCAAGCTGCGCCAGTTCGTCGAGCGTGACCAAGGCGCCACCACACCAGCCGATCACGCCCTTTTGCTGGACGCGAACCCGCGCAAGGCCCTATAG
- the csgH gene encoding curli-like amyloid fiber formation chaperone CsgH, with product MPRNLQMLDYLRRGGLLVLIGGMPFGMALAMSAQSSQGAAPLSCEIAERPAAPHLELTARVQSARAMRGRYSFTVISSGAGGTSSTTQGGAFATRADEAQTLSKVYVSAGPHAVVSARLDVEGEGGVTCSAKK from the coding sequence ATGCCTCGGAACCTGCAAATGCTCGACTACCTGCGTCGCGGAGGGCTGCTTGTCCTCATCGGAGGGATGCCATTCGGAATGGCGCTCGCGATGAGCGCGCAAAGCTCACAAGGCGCAGCCCCTCTCAGCTGCGAGATCGCAGAGCGCCCCGCAGCTCCGCATCTCGAGCTGACCGCGCGGGTGCAATCGGCGCGCGCAATGCGCGGGCGCTACTCCTTCACCGTGATCTCGAGCGGTGCGGGCGGCACCTCCAGCACCACGCAGGGCGGCGCTTTCGCCACCCGCGCGGACGAGGCGCAGACGCTGTCCAAGGTCTATGTCTCCGCCGGTCCACATGCCGTCGTCTCGGCGCGACTGGACGTCGAAGGCGAGGGTGGCGTGACCTGCAGTGCAAAAAAGTGA